A region of the Struthio camelus isolate bStrCam1 chromosome 11, bStrCam1.hap1, whole genome shotgun sequence genome:
ACACTCATGAGTGTATGCTGTTCCAAGACCTCTATAAAAGCACATAATCAGTTTGCAAATGTGCAGTCTtgctttgaaaaatgcagattatCTACAGCCATACTTCTTTCCCAAGGTGACATTCTTGCACATGTATCAAACTGTACAGACTACTGAATGCAAGGGCTTGAGGGCTGCAGTTCTGTGAAGCTTCCAGAGTtggaaaaaatgcatgctttcatATAAGAGGGCACACTCAATCAGCTCAGGTATCACCACATTAATCTACTCAAACTcaagatttaaaatgtaaagccACATGTCAGATTGCAGCTGTGACATCTGCTCAGCTGATTCCAGTACATCCATAAGCCTCTTTTCTGCTTAGAAAAGACTTTGGAAGACTTCTGACCCTGCAAGGAAAtctcatttttcactttgcaCTTGATACTGCCTCTTGTTTTGCGTCCAGAAACCACTGCATTCTGCCTAGAAGGATTATACAGCTATTTTAGTGCAACTGAGTAACTTGGAAGCTTCTCTATGAATCAATGCAACAGGACTGAAACAACGGTTTAAACTTTAGGATCCAAAGAGCACTTGTAGAAAGACTGTGAACACAGACTATGCCCAGTGAGACTTTCTACCCATCTGGCACTGAACGGTATGACCTCTCAGTCTCAGCAAGGCCTTCTGTATCAATGATCAATCCTGCCAGGCACTGCGCAGACAGCTCTTCCCTGAACGTCTTGTAATTTAATTTGACCTGATGCACAACACAGCAGTAATGGAAGAGGTGAAGTAAGTGCAGAACTGTTAACAAGACCATGAAGTTATAATACAGTCACTACTGCCGTTTTCACTGCTGCAATGCTCACAGTTCTTTTTAATCAGGCAGAACTTAACCGCTTCAGGCTTGGCCATCAGCAGTCACACAACTTCCCAGAGGCACAAGAGCTCAACAGCTGAGGGCAAAAGAGCAAGCTTATGAACTTGTTCAGAAGATACTCCATGGCTATGCCACAACCTTCAACTCAACCACACAAGAGCACCGAGGTATTCGGAACTGGCGTTACAAAAGGGAGCAGAAGGCAAAGAATTAATTTGACACCAGCAAGCAAAGCAGGAATCGTAATAAAAGCTCTCAAAGGACACTGCTTCGGAGTATAGCACCCAACCAAACGCACCTCCCGAAAGAGAACTGACAGGGGAAGTTCATGGCAtcagcaaaggggaagaaagaacaCATAACACACCACCTCACCCCTTTCAGGCATGAATTCTCAGATAAGCTGTTCTCCTTCACTCTTTCTGAAGAGTCAGACAAGCGATAAGCATTAAACCAAATGGTGGAAGGAAGCACCAGAGCACTCAGCAGCAGTCCCCCTCCATCACATTTGcttctttcacttccttctgGCTTAAAGCTGACACTCTCCAGACCTGTCTGTGTGCCATTTCTACCAAGGACAGGGGAAGTCTCCCTTGCGCTACTTTGCATTGCTTGACTTGGCGCAGTCACAGGTACACTGACTCGCAGCCTCACACCTGCCCTCTGACATTAAAGAGTCTTGtcatgacagaagaaaaaacacgTTATTTTACATCTAAAGATCTGAATATGAACAGCTCAGAAAGGTGATCTTTAAAGGTCAGGACAGATATTGTTTAATTAACCATATAAGCACTATTAGCATCTACTTGAAGACGACTGTAGAAGTTACAGAATACGCAAGAGAAAGGGTAACGTGGAAAGTATgtaagggggggggaaaaaaaaaaagaactcatcaGCCCAGGAAAAGATACCCAAGcagaaaatgtaaagcaaaaaagCTGCTCTTAGTCACAATTTCCAATACAGAACTGAGGAGAATGTTCTTGAGAACAGGATCCAGCAGAAGGAAGTATTTCTTTACACACAGTGCACCCTCAAACTTATTCAGAGAGAGTATCATGGAGAAAGAGTTCACATGAACTTTTCAGAGACTGACAAATTTACAGAAGAAAGAATCACTATTAAACAAATACCAGGCAAGCAACAGCTCAGAGCCAAGTTCATCGCATCTCTTCTATACTTCCATGCTTCCTGTTAGTCACTATGGCAAATAGTAGGTAGGACCTACCTTTGGTCTTACTCAGTACAGCCATTCTTAACACAGTTCAGGAGTTCTCTTTTCCGGGAGAAGAATTAGGACAAACAAGTAATTTCTTTAATCAGCAGGGCAGGTGGCCAGTGAAGTCAAATCTATGGTCCAGCCCCAGGGGAGGTTATGATTCCTACAATGCTTTAGCTTTAGTACTGCTCTTCCCCATCTCACTGCCCATCCGTATGATTATGAGCTCTTCCCATAGACAGACAGTTAACAGTTATACAAAAGCTTAAAGTCCCAGCGTTACCAGTTCAGAGCAAACGGATTAAAGAGGTTTAAAAGCATTCTTCCAAGGCATCCTAACATCTCTTCCACTACTTCATCAAGCTTGACTagccagaggaaaaaagagagacaagcAGAGAGTCAAAGCCATTCGTAAAGGCTCTTTGAAGCCTGACCACAACCTTTTCCTGCCAGTATCACTGAACTAGACTGCCAGATCACATCTTGCCTAGAGTGTTTCAGAGCTACCCcagtaaagaaaatacaaactttCTTCCAGAAAGCTGTACGTAGCACTCTACAGACTGGTCAACGTGCACATATCCAAATCACCTCAGGATACTCCTGTCACCGAGTGCTCCGACACCCTTTCACTGAAGACTTAAGCAGCCAACACCTTTTTTAAATCCAGCCTTGAATTGCTGTAGCAGCCACAAGCTGATAACAGAGCAGGAAAAGTAGTCTCCGGCGATATTTTGCTGCCTTTCGTCTTAACCTACTCTCAGCTCTTCAAAGCACATTGCTAGAGACAGACAAGTCTGAAGGTCACAAAGTGAGACTTCAGTGCTCTAAGCCAAGACTCACCTAACTTTAGTTAAACACAAGCTGAACAAATCAGTAAGTACAGGTCTCCCTCCACTGACCTGAGGAGACTAAAAGCTGATATGACACAGCACTATTTGCATCAAATACGAACAACCGGATAAGGACAAACAGAAGTAGGGATTACTCCAAGGTAAGCCATGAAGTAGCAAATAGTTTCTTGGAACCTTCCTGAAGGAACCACTACCTTTACACAAATAAGCTGAAGCAGAAGagaagccaagccaagccaaagCAAAAAGACCCAACAAGTCAAATTTATAGacaaatatgaaacaaaactAGCCCTTGGATAACTCAAGTTAAAAGTTTAATCACACCAGAGACAAGAGCAGCCCAACAGCTGATTCTGATCTTGCAAAAtcaaaacacccccaaaaacaCACACCAATACTGTAAAACTGCCAGGCAACTGTTGCTAGTTTCCCTTGATTAAAGGGACAGCAGCTCATTCTTGTCTCTGATGAGGACACAGGGAGAGAGCACAAGCATCTTCCCATCAAAAACAAAGATCTGTGGCAAAAAAAAGAGGAGCATTAAGCATCAACAGGTATGCACAAGCAATTCTAGACAAGCTTAAACTGGTCACCTATCCCTCCCTTTAGCTTTGATCATTTTCAGGAATTTCAACAAAAATGAACTACACAACTCACTCTGTTCTGTTTTCTACTCACTCAACTCCTCTTCAGCAGGGTGCTAAGTCTCTTCAGGAGCCATCACCAATGCTTTTCCTACTTCCTACCAGGAAGGAACTGCTGGGCAGAAAGCACAGTTCTAAGAGTTTGCAACAAGGATTACAACAGCGCACTGATCTGCAACAATACTAACTGAAACAAGAGAAATGAATATAATCATGTCTGATCAGAGCCCCTGAGAGAGTCTGCAGTGTTTTGGCCAGCTCAGCAACATAACCAGAACAGTGTCAGCATGTGGTATAACACTAGGTCACAGCTGAGACTAAACAAACATGATTAAGCCTCTTGAGCAATCAGGTGACTGACAAATATCAGGAAACAAGTCTTTTCGCATAGAAAAAGAGAATAGGACCAATACAAAggaccagtttaaaaaaaacacacaaaacaaaacacatgcacacatctGTGAAGGATCAGTAGTTTGCCATACAGCAACTAACCTCAGAACTACAAAGCCCACCCAAGCACAGAGATACCTTGATTCCCAAAATGAAGAACTCTAGGTTCAAATTGAGGATTCTAAAGTCCTTGCCACAACTTTAAGAGTCTCCACCCTTTTAATATAGGCTATTTGTAGAGCTCTTCGTGAGACAGGAGTTCAGTAGGGCTGTTACCAACAGGATACAAGTAAGATGATGCTAGCTAGCTAGCTGAGACTTCAGAAGCTATCCATACAGCTTCACCAGAAGTCAGTAATTTGGCTCTGCAATCCTGTGTAAGCAGGGAAACCAACTGACTGAAATCAAATTTCAGCCTTACTTAGTAGTCAACAGCCACATTCTCCCAGCTACTCTCCTCTCAGCTTTGCTGGAAGCTGATTAAAAGGAGTAAAACAAACTTAACAATGAGCACATTTCTCTAAGCAGTGTCTCATCCAGCTCTTAGGAGAAGATACTTgtgctttcttttaaagaaaaaaaaacaaactgctaaACTTCTGGAAAACATCTTTCCTCATAAGCTACAAGAGAGTCTGGAATTATATCCACTGAAGTCAACTACTTCATATAATCTCTTCATATAACCTAGAAATCAGAGTTAGTGTCTGTCTAAACTTAAGATAGTTAATAGCTGAAAACAACCATGAGCAAGCCTTCCTAAAGGACAGTTTGAACTCACAGAAATACCAGGCAGGCCTTACATCAAAAGGCTccagggcaggagggaaaggctgtaTTCCTCAGCCACCTAGAAAACACCAGACCCAAAAAGCTCCTTAAGATGTGCCCAAAGCATCAGGTACAGCTTAAGTACTAAAGGGGAGTTGAGTTTTGCATTCATACATTAAGGACTAAATGCAAGATGTATCACACTGCTATGTGCAAGTTCTCCTGTGATATTTGACAGAAGGGCCCAGAAAAGTGTGCAGCATCTTagagaatgaaaaatatacaGGCTCAGTCTGCAATGCAATGTTTAAAGTTTCAGCCATGAAGTCTCCAAATATAACAAACGGCCTATTATTTTcaagtgagattaaaaaaaaacacacacagaacttgtttggtGCTCACACTTCACTAACGACCGAGAATAAACTGTCTGATGGTAGCTAAGATAGCTGGGGCAAGAGCTCAACCCAGAGAAACTGCACCCATTCTCTATCACTCAGCAGTACTGCCCTTACCAGCCAGAGGGGACTCACCAGTGCTGCTTGATCAAAGCATTCAAAAGCTTCAGGGCTAAGTGAGCGAGGAAGTTACTGCTTATATTTCCAGAAATGCACTGTACAGAAAGCAAGGGGCATCACAGTACTACTGGCTTTAAACCTGAAATAAGTTAAGGTGTTGCAACTCTGTAAGTTGCAAGCTGCCTGGCTGCAATGAAAAGACCGTTTGAGTAGAGTGACTTCAGCAGAAAGCAGTCTAGACTTCCCTTTAACCCTTCCTTCACTTCCCTAagcaatcatttctttttttaatttttaaaaatagtttagggGTATTCCAACTTTTAAGTCCCAGAgcttatttgttcattttaagCCTGAGAAGCACACACTTCATGCACTAACTTAACCGAACAGTTtagcttcctctctgcccacacAGCTTACTCCAGGTGCCTCTTCTGGTTCATCACTAGGAATACAAGTCATTAGGCAAGATTAATCCAGTCTCTCTTCCAGGCCCACCACCTTTTCTGGAAGGCAACATCACACGTTTTACAAGAGGGAGTAAAGAAACAACATCACAGCTCTCGACTAAACAGCACACTAAGGAGGTAACACAGAACAGCTGAAACACATCCTAGAGCATGATTACTCACAGCCTCTCCCCCAACCCTCCTATCACAAGCACCGCTGCAGATTATTCATCAGCACCTAACCTTTAAGACCCTCATCACCTGAGTTACACCAGCAACGCCACAGCCCAGACGTTAACTAAAGCAGGCAGCTGTGAAGGcagccctcccccccacccccccggggcGGACCGGGCCGCTCCAGGCCGAGCTGGGCAGGCGGCCCTGCCCCTGGCACCCGACCCCGCTCAGGAGCCCCCAGGTTTCAGGGCCGAGACGAGGAGGTGCGTtaaggcccgggggggggggggaagggggaacggGACCTGCCGAGGAAGCAGCGCGGCCCTGTGGCAGCCCCAGACaccccccgccgcctgcccgggcggGCCCGGCCCAGGCCGCCTCCCCGGAGGGCTCCGCTCTGGCCCCGgcccgcgctccccccccccccggctgctctcccggagggggggcggggcgggaagAGGCACCGGGCGCGGCCCCGCTCACCGGCCGGCGCGGACGAGGCGCCGCGCTCGCAGGCGCCTCCGCCCGCCGCGCTCTTATCCGCCCTGCGGCTGCCCCGCCGCGCGTCGCCCGCGCGCACttccggcgcggcggcgccgcgcggccccctGGGGCTTGTAgttcccgccgcggccgcgctgcctcctGGGAGCTGTAGTTCGCGGGCCGGCGCGGCCATGGCGGAGGAGGGCGAGAAGAAGGCCGTGCTGGAGGTGGTGAgtgccgcggcgggcggcggcggcggcggctcggggctggccggggccggggccggggcaggtcgGAGGGGTCGCTCCCGCCGCGCAGGGAGGCAGGGGCGCTCGGCCAGGGGCGCTCGGCCAGGGGCGCTCGGCCAGGGGCGCtcggccaggggcgggcgggccccgccGTGTGGCGGCCTGCGTCGTTTGACTTGCGCGCCTTGCGGTGCTGCTGTTTGAGGCTCCCTTTACTGCCCTGTAGCGAGCAGCGGCGGTGTCGCGTTAACGAGCTGGCCGAGAAGAGGCCAGGACTGGCGTTTTACAAAAGCAGCCTTGTTTGTCGGAGGTGGCTCGCTACGCGTTTGCGACCGCCAGGCCTCGGCTGGCTGTGCAGGCGCTGGCAGCGGGCCCCATCTGCTCGCTTGCACCCGTCCCGGGGTCGCTGGCCGGAgtttgctccctccctccctccctccctccttccttccttccttccttcctctctggtACCCGTTGCAGGCAGTGAAAGGCGCTAGATGGCACCACACTTCGCGCTAGCGGGGTTTGAGGCACCAAGCTGGCAGATGACAGCACGCGTGGCTACGGGGAGAGCTGCCACAGGATGGTCTGCTCTTCTGCGCGCCAGCCTCTCAGTCAAAAACAGGGGGAGCTGAGGACCGGGGCAGCTGTACAGCAGAAACAAATGGGCTCTTTTAAGTTTGTCTGGTTTTACAAGCTCCCTTCGGGGAGGACCTAGCACAACAGGTTTTCATAGTCTCTCAATCTGGGGGCTCCAAAACTATTCCTGATGCCGTGGCCTACCCTACAGAAGGAACTCCAGTCTCTAGGCAATagttggggtttgtttgtttgtttgtttgttttactttccgTTTTCAGGTTTTGCATGACCAAACTCTTGCCCCTGGTGTGTGCAAGCCGCGGGTTGAAAGCTGCTGTTGCAAGGAAGCCCGATCCTGCAAGTCTCACGTGATGAATGAAATGGAGGTTTGAAGCGCTGCAGTTATGAGAGAGGCCCTTGGCAGCAAACCAGGCTCTCAGAGGGAGGAATGCAGTACCGTAAAAAACCAGGAGAAGGCGTAGAGACTGTTATTGGTTCATACAGACTGAACCAGCAGAAGACTGTATATTCTAGCATAAAAGACAAATTATGCGTAAACAGCAGTTAGGATAGGAACAAGTGACTTGTAGGAACAAGTGACTTGCAGGAAGGGAACAGTCCTACTTCATATCCGATCCTGATCCCATATAGCTCAGTGCTGTGCTAATATATACACCACTGCAGTACCTAGGCACCAAATTCAATGCTAAATAATTCATCGTCATAAATCACAGCCTCCCTAAGCAGGAGAACTTTCTGAGGATGAGAGACTGTGGCTGAGGAGGTTGTCTGAGGCGTGGGTGGCCAGGCCTCCAGGGCTGTATCCTGACCTTGCTGGGAGGGTATACCTTGGATAACCTTGGGCTTTTCCATCTCTGCGGTCCgtgaaacattttaatttgatCAGTCCTGCGTTTCAGATCCCAAAAGCTGCTTTGTGATCTCGTCAGTTCTTCCTTCTTCCTGTACCATAATACAAGAACAACTTGGTAATATTATTGGCAAGTCAGCATGTAACCAAAGACAAAAGACTCCAGAAGAGCAAAATTCTCTATCCCACAGGAGTCAGGGCTTTCTTCCAGGTTGGTTCGTAGGAGAAGGAGTTTTCATGTGATGGGTAGTTTGGTACATAAACACCTCCTGGGTGAGATGTGTAAGAACTCcctgaaaaatctcagctttctgcctccagctgcaggcttgATTGGTGCCGGGACCAGAAAGGACTCCATCCTTCAGGAGGCGTGTTCTCAGAGGGAAGGTGGCTGTTTTCCTCTGAAGCATCAGATAGCATCTATGCTATCATCATAACATGACTAGGTGGGCCAATAGCTTGATAAGAAAGGAAGCTTACATTCTGGCTGAGATCCAGAATTGTGTCAGAGGACTCTTcacaggaaagaggagagagaaatcaaATCTCTTGTGAAGCGAACTTGTTCAACACAGAGTATTTCTTTCAGCTGCCTGAAACAGCCGTGCTCTGGCTTTTGTCTACCCGATCAATGCAGTGGGTGCGCAGATTGCAGTAAGCAGGCAGAGAAAGCTAAACTCATGGTAGCGTCTTGCATGGTGGATCGACTTCTGCATCTCTGCCACATGTTGCTTCTCTTAAGCACTTGCTGCAGACTCATAAGTTAATGCAGCAATTGTACCAGAGATATGTCCTGTCCTGTTTCTCACCTTCCCGTGCAGATGTTTTTCTTCAACTCTGCGAATGAGTCTGAAGTCAGTGCAACTTCTAGTGCTGTATGTTAAAGTCCCAGTCATCCTGTTTTTCATCCTATCTTTTTTATACAACACTGTAACTCAACTGTAAACGTTTGATCTCAGCCTGGAAAAGCATCTCTTGGCTCTTGCCTGTACATCTGTTTGTTGTGTTTGTTCCCCTTTTTGTCCAGGGGAAGAGTCTAATAGGTGAAGCCTTGATGCAGGATTCAGGAAATCTAACTGCAGCATCAGACTTTGTCACTGAGACTGACTCTGAGCAAACTGTTGAATCAcccagtgcctcagtttcccatctgtaGGATGGCGCTACTGTCCTTTTCTCCTCCGTGCTCTGACTACAGTGGGCAGGTAGAAGTGCTGTGTGGATTGCTCGCTCCACAGGACTTTTTAGCCCAAAGGCAGGATAATGCAAGTACAGCTGCCTTGTTTGGGTCCATATGCAGTACAGCTGTATTTATGCAGTGCTGAGTTCATTACTGCAGATCGTGCCTGTTGTCATTAGAAGTGGAGGTGCTGGAGAGGACTGTATGAAGACACCGGAGCAGTTCCGGGCAGGGCCAGGGTTGTGTCTGAGCTAAGGAGTATGCGACAGTTGCGTGCTCGGGCTTCTCACCCATCCTATGCCCAAACTGCAAGCGTGTCACTGTCCCAGTGAACAGAAATGTACCTGTCTTGGGGGGGTGAGGGACACTTGTGATTTTGGCACGTGCCCAGGCACACTTCTAATCCTGGGATGGGGTGCAGGAAGCAAACTGTGGACCATGTGACCTGTCCTGGCAGGCAGGTGACTCCTGAGTTAGTCTGTTCTTGTATGAGCCTTTAGCCTTTGgaagaaaacaagcttttaagTACGATTGGTGATATTAATCTTAATAAATGTATTCTTGGAAAAGCCTTACAGGAGGGTAGACTAAGGCCAGCAGCTGGTtctgggaagaaggagggaggtGTTGAGTCTAGCAACTGGAAGAGCTTGCAAGGTGTCTCATCCATGCCACTGACTGCCCAAATGGCCTTTGGCAAGTCACTTATACGCTGTCTTTCCGCACCAAGGGAAAGTGTTTTTGCTACTACCTTATTTTCCCTGTCAGTAAGACTTAGTGCTTTGATCGTGGGAATGGATTGCAAGATGCTGGGAGATGACAGAGACCATATCAGTCCAGCGTCTTCGTTGTCATCGTAACATTGCTGCATCACATCTACCCTTCTGTGAGATCTGGTGCTTCGGGAGCCTGCCCTTGAGTTGTGCTGCAGGCCTGGGTGAACTCTCCTCCTCGGAAATCAGTCTGCATCCCCCCTTCTGAAATGCTGAGTCAATTCCTTGTGGGGGTTGTACCTGCAGAAGGAGGAATGGGACTGCTGTGCAGTGTTGCTACACAGCAGGAAATGTGAGGGGTTATAAAACTCCTGGAGCGGTTGAGGATTTGGCTGCGGGCAGGATGTAAAGAGTTCAGCACTCGTCTGGGCCTGGCTCCACACTTAACCTTGAAACCTCTCGATGCTGCTGAGAGAGGAAATGGTTGGGGGCTGTCGGGCCATGTCAGGCTCCACGGTGGCTGTGCTGAGCCTGCGGAAAGGTCAGAGGATCTTCAGCCCTCTGACAGCAGAACAATTAATTAAGTGACTTATTGGTTTTGGAGGGGATCCCAAACGAGCCTGCTTAGGAAGTGCTAGCTGGCAGTGCTGTTTGCAAGCACTTGAGCCAAAAGCAGCAGGAGGATCAGAGGTTGACTTCTGGCTGCAGGCATTGCTGGGTTCATTTTGTGTGCGGTTCAGCACCCTTGAGGCTTGCTGGTAGGTGCCTGAAGTCTCAAAGGCTCCCCAGGCACATCCTAAGCGTATGAATTAGGACTTGCACATAGCAACTTGTGGCaaagtttcctttgttttcaaGCTGAGATGAGATTTCTCTGCTGACAAGcagtgcccccccctccccccgccccttgAGTTTTTTTGATTGTCCCTCTCATTCATGTCTAGCCACCTGCTAATGATGAGACCTGGCAACACATCAACCTGAACAGTTGGTCCCACCCACTTTGCATCATGGATCCTGAAGGCAGGCCGGCTACAGACTTTATTTGGGCTCTTCTCCTCTGCCTTGAAGAAGAAGGATGCAAAGGCACTTTGATATCGAGGGAAGTGTTTGCCTCGACTCTGTAATTTTGCACCTTTCCCTCTGCTGTGGAACTGCTCTTCCCTCTGCTGCTCACACTGCAGCATCTGAGATGTGAGCTGTGGAGATGGCCCAGAAAGACCTGCAAAGTCCTCCCTCATATCAGCTGAGCTGGGGTTTCTCTTGGCCCTGGGACCAGCCTCTGCCGCTCTGAATGACCCCAAACACATTTCTAATGAAGTGCCGTCATAAGTAGGTTCTTTTTGGATGTTCTCTCCCTCTTACATTTTTTTAGGAAGTTTGCCTTGCCTTGTGTGGTGGTATTTCTGTGTTGGGATAGCTTTTAGAGCTTACAGGGCTCTAGGTACAGTTTAAGAGCATTCCTGATTCTTCCCTGAGAGACTGTCCTTGTGGGGGCATCACCCAGCTGGATCCTTAAGAGACTTCTGACACTCTCTGATTGTAGGTACTTGTTTTTTGTTAAATTGTACTTTTAAGACTCCGTGCATCGAAAGTACATTACTTGTCTGCAGGTAGTTAGCCATGTATGACCTGGGCTCACACACAGAGTTCCCTAGAAGCAGGCCCTGCATAGAGAGCCCTGTTTCAGGAAACAGCACTGACTATCATTTTCTCAGCCCCTGCTCACGTAACTGATGCAGCTCAATTAGTTGGACACAGTAATTTATTCTTCACTGTAGGCTTGACCTTCATTACCTCTGAAAGTACCTTACAGCATCTCTTCTTCCCCAATTTGCGGCAggtccaggcagatgggacagaTGGAAACTGTGTCACATTTGTGTTGCATGATGAGGATCACACACTTGGCAACTCCCTCCGATACATGGTCATGAAGAAGTAAGTGAAGTCCCTGTGGTGTCCCGCATCGCTGAGCGTCCCTCTCTCTCTTACCCTGGCCTTCTCCTTACTGACCCGCCTCTTAATTTTTGCTAGAGCAAGGCATATGCTCAGAAACTACCTCAATTCACATCTTTTAGGTTCTTTACATTAGGCATGCGATGTCAAAGGTCCTCACAGGG
Encoded here:
- the LOC104154053 gene encoding DNA-directed RNA polymerases I and III subunit RPAC2 isoform X1 — protein: MAEEGEKKAVLEVVLHDQTLAPGVCKPRVESCCCKEARSCKSHVMNEMEVQADGTDGNCVTFVLHDEDHTLGNSLRYMVMKNPDVEFCGYCITHPSESKINFRIQTRGALPAIEPFRKGLNDLMGVCQHVLNTFERSMREYRAQREEEMQ